The segment TTGGTTTCTTTTGCGAATTTTTGGGCTTTTGGATGATATCTCCATGGGCATGACGTGAACTTGCTTATGCTTTAATCGATTACGGTTCGTGGGTGCAAAATCCCATTTTTAttcggaattttttttttttgggttgttgTTTATATGTTGCTTCCTTGTATGAGATGTCGGTGAGCTTAACTTGAATTTGCTCTTAGTTCTATCGAGTATCGATCATGGCGCTTTATTGGTTTTCTGGTTGCAAAGTCTATTAAAAAACTGTGGCCTTGGAATTGTGTGTGTTGCTTAATACAGTATGACTTTTATCTATTAAAATCTACTGCCAATTTCAGAATATAATTGATTATACTAACTTCTCTGACTTGTGGTTTGTTGCTGTGTTTTGGTTGGTGTAATTTCCTTCTATGTATTTGTATGGATGGAGTCTGTTACCTTTGTTAGCGTGTTTTTTTTAATCCTTAGATCAAATTAACACATtaaacttaaataattttctttaATTGTCTACACTGCTATTGGGTTTGACTTGGTGAACAACATCCAACCCTGCTGCACAAACCATACCATAAAGTGACAATTCAAAACCAACCTCATTTCTGATGTTAAGGATCTTATTTTGAGCACTATGATGAATCACGTAATGGAAACTTCTATAGTGGTATAAACATATGCCTCAATGGTCATATTTGTTATCGTGTTTTGCAATTCAGCATTTCGTGCTAGGATGTACTGATGTGGTGTAATGGGTAACTATAAACAGATTGCTATTGAGGATTTGAATCATATATTGACGGAAGTCGATACATGCATTCTCCCATACATTGATGGCATTTCTCCTATAAGGACCATAGCTGGGGGTAGTGGTGCCAATACCATCAGGGGTCTGGCTGCAGGCTTTGGGCTCTCATGCGGAATAATCGGTGCTTTTGGTGATGATGAGCAAGGCCATAAATTCATCCATAATATGAGCTTTAGTGGTGTGGATCTTTCaagattgagaatgaagaagggaCCTACTGGGCAGGTGAGTAGGATGCAAGTTTGTGTCCTTTTTTTGGGAGTCAGCTGACTAAAAGGAATATTTGAAACTTAACTTTTGCCTGTTATAACAGTGTGCATGTTTGGTCGATGCTGATGGCAACCGTACCATGAGGCCTTGTCTATCGAATGCTGTTAAACTCCTGGTATGCATGCTTCTGTATTCTTCTCCTGTTTAGATTTGTGCAACTTTATGCTAGTGATGTGGATTTGCTTATTTATGCCTTCTGTATATGTTATATCTGTCAGGCTGATGAGTTAAAAGGTGAGGATTTTAGAGGTTCAAAGGTACTTTTTCATGTTCAAGCTAGAAGAATCTTTGATTCCTCATATTGATTCCGATCTTGCTGATATATGATGATCTATGCAGTGGCTGGTATTGAGATACGCACATTTCAATTTGGAAATAATCAATGCTGCTATTAAAATTGCTAAACAAGAGGGGGTCTCTGTTTCCATGGACTTGGCCAGTTTTGAGGTATAACCATGAAAATGTTGTTTTCTCTCTATGTGATTGATTTAATCATTTGAGAATTCTAGGTCTTAATCATATTGGCTTGGAAATTATTGGTCATGTGCAGATGGTAAGAGACTCCAGGTCGCACCTCGTAAATTTACTGGAGAGTGGTAATATTGATCTTTGTTTTGCCAATGAGGATGAAGCTAGAGAGCTTGTAAGGTGACTGTCACTCTCGTGCACTACAACTTAAATCTAAAGCATGTTAAGCATTATTGGTGATTGTAAAGTCTCATTTTCCTGTCTCAAGTAGGTTTCCAAGCCACTAAACATTGTATTAAAATGGAAGAAGTGCCTAAAATTTTTTGGAGATGTTTGGGCACATATATACTAATGCGTGTACAGCGTTACGAAGTCGACTTCCGCTAACTATTTATAGATCAAACTGAGAAAATTTTGCTGGGAATAAAGAATTTATTTCTTGTCATAGTAGATTAAAAGCTCTTAAGCTTTTTTAGTTTTTCATGCAAGATTTATATTCAAGTCAAATAGCCATTTGATACTTCTTCCTTTTCTCATGTGAGAGTGCCTCGCATGCTAAACAGTTTGGAGGGATCACATAGAGTGATAAAAAGCGAGATGAATATATTGACAGAAAACTCAAATGCCTCAAACTTATTGTTGCATCTTCATGATTGGATATTCTTCTACTATGCCTCAAACTTATCTGCAAATGGGCTGTTGTGACGCTTGGCCTCCAAAGGATGCATTGCAAAGCAGGGTAAAGAGGTCAGTAGCATGTgtatctttttcatttttttctttcctttgtttttaTGTAGGTGGGGGGTTTAGAATGTTTAATGTTCAGAAATCATTTGATAACGAAATAATTTGGTATGTCTCAGGTTGTCCGAGTTCCAGCTATAGGGGAGGCACATGCCATTGATGCCACATGAGCTGGTGATCTCTTTGGCAGTGGTTTTTTGTACGGGTTGGTAAAAGGGCTTCCAACTTGAAGAGTGCTGCAAGGTGGGCTCCTGTAGTGGTGGCTCTGTGATACAATCTCTTGGTGGTGAAGTGAGACCAGAAAACTGGCAGTGGATGTACAAGCAGATGCAGGCCAGGGGTCTGTTGCTTCCAGATCTTAAAAACTAAACTCACCTACTTGTTTACGCTGTTAAGACTTCTCTTTTGTTGTGGCGATGTTTTGTAAGAAGGGGAAGCATAATATTGCATTTTGGGGGCCAGTCCAGGTGATTATTAAGTGTAGTAGATTAACTCAAATTTGTGTCCGTAGCACTGTAATGTATGAGGTAATAGGGCGAATGTTCAACTTTGTGAGTAAAAGGTGCTAGACTTGGTTCAGTAAGTGTTCCAACTGGGGCCTGAAGCCAGCCAGCCAGCCATCCGGCCGGCCTGCAGGCCATCAGGTTGGGTCAACTTCGGGTTAGGCTGTGGACTAGGCCCGACTAGTTCTGGATCAGGTTTGGGCTTAAAATCAAAGACCATACTGCATACATTTTACGTCTAGCTTGGATAATTATATGGCCCGGCCCGAACCTAAGCCCAGACCAGGCCCAAAAATTGATAACGAAGTCGGCCTCATAATCAGCCGGAGGCCAGCTGAACCAAATATTGTTCCAATTTAGGCATGGCCACATGCGTGAGGGGTAATTGGGGAGCTCTATTTCGAAGTTTCCCAATCCCTGAATCTCCGCTCTCCCATCTCCACTCGCTAGGATTCTTCCACCACCTCTCCATCCTCAATATCCATCGAACCCCTTCCTTTTGATTTTGATGCCCAGCATGTACTCCCTCCTCCTCATCTCTCCTAAAGAAAGTGATCTCAAACTTAATCCCTAATCCTCTAAGCTAAAGATTAGAAGTGGTGGGAGACCATCCACAACATCGTCATAGCTGCCTGTGCTTCCTCCCTTTTGACCTTCATCATCTGCCCCGCCACCATGCCATATTGTCCATTGTGACCTTGTAGATTGCCACTTGCCCCTCCGCACATCCCGCTATTGCTTTGATCACCAGCCTTTGCCCCCTCCATCGATCCCAGCCTTTATCTACCACACCACCACCGCCCCGTTGCTCTTCTTCTCCGTTTTGCATATTGTCACCTGCCTTTCATGCACCCTGCCACTGCTTCTATCACGCACGCTACCCTCTCCGGCTCTCCATCATGAGCATTCTTGCACCACTGCCACCACCCCAAATCATACCACATGTGCCCCTCATCTAGCTCGCCTATCGATCTCGACCAGACACCCTAAGCTCTCCTCCACTACCTTCGGTCAATCGTCCTTTTATCATCCGACAGCCCGGGACACATGGTAGCCAACTTGGGTCAGTCAGGCTTAAATTGGATTGGCCCAGTTTGATTTTGGGCCAGGTCTAGGCTCAGGCCCGCTTTTTTGTAATTTAAAGTCAGGCTCAAGTAGAGGCGTGGCCCTACCAAGCCCGCCATGTTCCAGCCCAAAGTTCCAACATTACTAGGTTGGATTCTTCTTTAGGTCTGCTTATGTCATTTAGTTTGTCTCTTTGCATAAGGAACTTGGCATGTCAATTACCTGCCATTGTATGTAAGTAATTTTCTGCGTTCAGTTCCTAGTGGAAATTGTCTCAGGTGAAGCTGTTCGGCATCCACCGAGGCTGGTAGCTTATAAGCCAAATCATCTTCAACTCCTTGTAATGCAATAGCTTGCTTGAAATGGTTGAAAAGCGGCACCATCAATCTTCTCAGATCATGAGAAGCGTCAGGGCTATCCTAAAAGGATTGCTAGGATTTATGTGATAGAAGACTCCTATTGTTGGATAACCTTTAATCTGTGTAAGAAGCAGGCTTGAGAAGTGAAGGCTGCAGACGTTTGCCATCAGGCTCAGGCTTCGTGAGTGAATGCACCGATGACTGAAGTGTTTGGATTATTTGGGCTCACTTAAAGATTTTATACATCTTTTTTAATCGAGTTACATTCATTTGGAGCTTTCTAAACGAAATTTACGCTATTACTGATTGTGAAAAAAATGATATAGcctatttttcacaaaaaattgagaagaaaaaggCATCGTAACGTTCATACAGAAAGCAGAGCAGGCTCTCTAAAGATCAAACACATTAGACCTATAGTTGGGAATTTGTAGATGGAAATTGACTCTCTGGGCAATTCCAAAGTCAAGCCAAACTTTACTCAAGTAGCACATTCGTTCACTAGTTTTGCACAACATTCAATAGATACGAAATATGGCGGAGAGACGCAAGATGATGCAATGAAAGGTTGACAGTTTACAGTCCTTTGGGCCCAAAAAACCTGTCATCATGCGGGTTAACGTCCAAAGTTCCCACGCTGCAGCGAGGAATTTCAAAACCTCATGCCTCAAAAAGAACTCCCGACCTGAAAGGACTGAAATTAATATATTGATGCTCATAATTCCCTGTAAATAATTATTTCTACTCTCAAAGCAATGTTCCAAAAGCATTGGCATCACTGATAAGAAATCTTCATACTTAGAAGTTGACTAAACTGCCTGTTTACCCTATTTCAAGCCATGTTTGTAAATCCAAAGATTTGTCTGAATCACATGACAAATCCTCAGAAATTGAAGCATGAGAAACAACGCAAATTTTAGAGTATTCAAAATCACAGGATTCTCAAACACCATTTTTTCTTCAGTATGTCGACACAATAATGATGGCATAATTCTACCTGAATCAAATATCCATTGGTGCAGCTTCTGAGCTCTTATCCTCCTCTTGCATGGTACCCGGATCGGCAGCAGCTTCCTCCCTAATCTCCATAGAGTCTATCACTTCCTGTATGGTTTTCTGATCGATGACATGAAATGGCTCTCCAACCCCAACAACAGCAACAGTGCAGATGGCACTGGTCAGCTTCTCACCCTGTAGCGTTTCTTTAATGGCAGAAAGGGCATCTTTTATCAGTTCTTCACGAGGGTAGTTGTTGAAAGCCTGAAATCTGCGCTCCAAATAAGTTTTTGCCGCTTGCGACCGGGATCCAATTGCAAATGCTTGATACTCGAAGTAGTTTCCACTGGGGCAGTTATAATATAGGTGAGCTCCCGTTTCATCCAATCCAGCAACCAGCAGGCCCACTCCGTAGGGCCTTTTCCAGGATCGCTGTGTGCAGACCTGAAATAGGCAATGCCCGTAATGCAAAATATGTcctcttgaaaaaaattatagaatccaGAATTCTCTTTAAGATCTTAAAGTACAGATTGCAGgttcagacttaactaagaaatggctTTCCggatttaaacaaaaaaataaatggaCTACATAAAATCAACATATTACAAGTAGACCacctaactatttaaattaactaCTTAAAAACACATGGGCAAAGAAGAAAGTGTGTCATGCTAGAAGACAATGGCCCTCAATAATTCAAGAATATTTTTAGTTTAAATTGGATCCTATCCATCTATAAAACATCTTTCACAATATACAGCAACAAGGGGGTTCAGAAGAAAATTACAAAAGGACGTGAGATGATACCTAGAAGTGCTGATATCGATAAAAGATTAACAGGGTCGGTCAGTACAAAATTGGAACTTAGAACTTCAAATTTTGACCACAGATTGATCAAGTGAATCAACATTGCAAGCATTCAATCTGATTGGTCTTCATACATTTTTTGGGAATTGTCATGTGAAAAAGGCAGAGAAGTGTGTCCACATGTGAACTTCCACATCAATTGTGGAGCTAAACCAATCTACACTTATGCGTTGATGCATATTTGTAAAGAATGGCTCATGTATTTCTTCAATATCAAAAATTACAAGGTAACTAAAAATTCATTTGCCAAAATGTTAGAATATTCAGCATTTGTACATGGTTAAGTGTCTGTTTTTCTGTTTTCTGCATagaaaccttcttttttttttttttgaggggacACATAGTAAATTAACAATGAAGCAAAATTATGTACTCTTGAAAATGAAGAATAAAAATTCCAAAGTGAATTTTGTTTATCCAGAAAGTGAAGCATAAAAAGAAAAGTAACATCAATCATTCAGCAAAAGTACAAAATAAGAAAAGTTAGACAAGAACAATAAACAATTGTACCAATACAAAATAAATTCCGTAGGCTTTAAAGGAAAAAGGGGGAAAAACATCTAAATTGTCAA is part of the Elaeis guineensis isolate ETL-2024a chromosome 15, EG11, whole genome shotgun sequence genome and harbors:
- the LOC105058761 gene encoding proteasome subunit alpha type-1 translates to MFRNQYDTDVTTWSPAGRLFQVEYAMEAVKQGSAAIGLRSATHVVLATVNKAASELSSHQKKVFKVDDHIGVAIAGLTADGRVLSRFLRSECINHTFVYESPLPVSRLVVHLADKAQVCTQRSWKRPYGVGLLVAGLDETGAHLYYNCPSGNYFEYQAFAIGSRSQAAKTYLERRFQAFNNYPREELIKDALSAIKETLQGEKLTSAICTVAVVGVGEPFHVIDQKTIQEVIDSMEIREEAAADPGTMQEEDKSSEAAPMDI